TCTACCAGCTCAACCCAAATGAGAAACCAGATCGCTTCCCAACAGCGGTCATGCGTGCAAAGACGAGCGTAACAGCAAAAAAGGAAGCCTCGAACGCGAGCGTTCGAGGCTTCCTTCGCGATCATTTTCAGAGCAACAGCATCCCCCCATGATACGCTGGAGAGAGCCCAGAACACCGCCATTCAAGGTTTGGTTAGAGTTCACCCAAGGTATTGCCATCGGCAACATTGCCCAGGTTTTGCCAAGTCGTCAGATTGATGTTATCCGAGATAAACCGGACTCCACCGTCGCACAGGACGACATGCACGCCCCCAACATGGTGACTTCTGGCACCAAACAAGGCCGGACCGACCCATGGCGAGCCAACACAGAAGTTGTTGTTCTGGATCTTGACGATTTGATCGTTCGGCTTGAGCAGTGTCGAATAGGCCCATGACTGCATTCCCTGAGCGTAAATCCAGCTATAGCCGACGGGATCGTAAAGGGTTCCATAGCCGGTCTGAGCTGGCGTCCCCCCGGCAAGACAGGCTGAAAAATTATTATCTTGCTGAACGTAAGGATCACCGGACGTGAATTCCGACAGCACCATCGTGTTGCTTGTCCCATCGGTAATACTAGCGAACGTCACGCGACTGTTCCCATAAACCACCCCGGTTCCTCCACCGGGAGTACACATGTACGCCTGTAGGCCTCCGCCGTTGAGCCCCTGATACCAGTTCGGATCGGAACAATAGTTGTTGGTGTTACTGACACAGGCGCCATAGCTGGTCGGCCCAAGGTCAGGCCGTGCCACTTGACCGCGAACGGGATCGGAAGGGCAGATCAGCATGCCCAGCCGGGTGGCCGAAGCGACCGCATAGCCCCCCGGATTCGTGTCCTTCCAGGCGGGTTCCACCGAGAAATTCAGCAAGTTGTACAGGTTGGCTTGGTCGAAGTAAGGTGCGAGCCGTGCCATGAAACTGAGCCCGCTGCACCGCGTTGGACCGGCAGACCCGGCACAATTGGGTCCACGAATGACGGCAGGGGGGAAGAATCCGTTGGTGTCGTAGTAGTTGTGAAGAGCAAGTCCCAGTTGTTTCAGGTTGTTCTTGCACTGGGTCCGACGTGCTGCCTCGCGTGCCTGTTGCACCGCGGGCAGAAGGAGTGCAATCAGAACGGCGATAATCGCAATCACGACCAAGAGCTCAATCAAAGTAAATCCGCGTTGGCGTCTCTCGCGCCGTGGGCAATTTGGCATGGGCGAATACTCCAAAAAAAGAATCAATCAAACTCACTCATTACAACAGAATGCCGTTACGCAATCGCTTCCAGAAAACTGGCAATCAATGACGAAAGTCGCCGAGCCAGTTGTCGTTAGAAAATTGCGGTGATGATTTGATACTTTGCGGAACCGGCCCCGTCGCTTTGAGCATGGCTGTGCGCACGACGAATCCCCCCGGAGCCCCAACCGTTGATGCAAGGCAAGTGATATGCCAGGATTTGAAAATATTGTGAACAGCCGTAACTCTAAATTTATAGAGTGAATCCGACATGAGATTGAATAACTCAGTGCACTCGACCGTGCGTGACAGAACCGCAGAGATGCAATTCAATCGTGCAGACATGTCACTGCATGTCTGCACGAATTCACCGAACTTGAAGTCGCTGCAAACTAGCTTCGCCGTAGGACAATTGCACTGACACGAAAATCCTGCCACAACCTTAATTCTTACTGAACAGACTGTGAACGTAACGGGGATTGACTCCACACAGACGAACGAAGCCATGACATCTTGAATATCGATGTGCGTGCGTCCCCTGATTTCACAAAGCCGCTAGAGTGTCAGATTGAAATCCTTCTCGTTGTCCCCCGGCAAGAGCTCGATCACTTCTTTAGAGTCGTCGTTGTAACGACGGGGAATGAACTGAAGTTCTTCTTTTTGAGGTGGATTTGAGTCATCGATCTGAATCATTCGTCCCGTCTCTTTGAAGCCGAGGATGATCACAAGATACTTGCCGGCCTTCAGGCCCTTGCAGGACTCAACCTCAAAATAGCCATCTTTAATAGGGCTCAAACCACCAGGACCTGGTGTTCCATCCTGTGTCGAGAGACGGACGACACCTTTTGCCACGGGTACGCCGGCCACCTTGACTACACCTCGCAGTGACGCGGGCTTGGCCGCTTTGCTGCAACCGCTCAACAGACATCCAATCACGAGACCGGCCAATACCGGACGAAACGCACCGATCGGTCGCAGAGAATTGCCAAGAGATTGAAACCGCCTTCGATCAATGAATTGGAAAGACATGCGAGGCACCTAAGTTTGGGCCAGATTCGCCGGACAGACAATTCGATCTGATCTCGCGAGCAAGCCGAGGTGTGAACTCTTTAATGAGAAATGAATCTCGCGATTCACTTCTTATAAAAAGCGGAGTCGCGACAGTCAACATAATAGAACGGTAATGTGTTCATACGAGCAAATATAGGACGACATTTGCAAACTTCGGATCTACGCAGGCCCAAGCCGTATCCTCTACTCGTTACCAAACCCCCATCTGGTAACTCCTCCTCCCTCTCGCTACCAAGCCCCCCCTGGTAGCTCCTTCTCGTTACCAAGCTCCCGCTTGGTAACGCCTCTTACGATTCGATTCTCTGCCGTATAGGAAAGTGACCTCGGCCCGACATCCGTATGCCTGATGTGTAGGTCACGGTTCACAGCCCTAACAGCCTACTGAAGTAACAGGAACTGGCTCCGACCAGAATAAAAACCGCCACGACATCGTGAACGCCAAGGTGTCTGTCCCGCTTACTTCAACAGGTTGCGATGAGAGGGTGACAGGAAAGTTCTCCCGGCAGTTTGGAATCCAAAGTACATCGACGAGCCTCATCCTTCACCTTTCCCGCGGGAAAATGAGCCAGTTCCCGGCCTGTGAACGGTCAATATGTGCAGAAAGCGTTGCCAAGCTCCCGCTTGGCAATAAGGAGAATCACAATCGCGATGACCACCGAGTCCATCACATACGCTGCGACGACTCAACCCCACAGGCGGAGTACATCAATATCCTGAAACGCTCGAACCAGTCGGCCTGATTCAGGGCAAACCGCTCTGTCGTCCTCAAAGGAATCCATTCCACCTGCCATGTGTGCCCGTCCGCCGTGCATTTCCATGGCTCTGATCGAAAGTCGCCGAGAAACAGAAAGCAGACAAAAACACGCGCGACAGAGCGTCCAATGAATCGCGTCGGAATAACACCTTGTATTCGCCTGCTGACAATCGGCGGATCAAGATTCAGATTCCACTCCTCTTCACAGACTTGGGACAGCGCATCACCATGCGACAGGATCCTGACACGTCTCCCTCGATAAAAGAGTGACCTTTCCTCATCACGATTCGTGGAAATACTTTCCGACGTTTCCAATACAAATCCCTCGTCGGCATCGCGTGGACACACTTCAGTCCCGAGTCGCCGCCCTTGGTCCAGCGCCGTGACGCACGTTTCTTCGCGCACCTCGCGCCGGGCGGCATCGAGTACCCCTTCGCCCGACTCAATCGTGCCTGCTGGAAACTGCAGCCCGGCAATAGGATGGCGAAGGGCCAGCACCATCGGTTCCGGCGTGGGGGTCAAAACAAACGCGGCAACCTTAAGAATCAAGTGATCGCCACTTTCAGTCCGATGATGCATGTCGACCGCTCCCATTGATGTGCCAGGCGATCCCAAAACCAGGACACCATCACCTCCCCATAAAGTCAACGCTGCTAGACGAGTACAGGTCTCGACCACGCGTTGTCATCCGTACATGGAACTTTTTTTTCTTGTAGTAACTAATTGCATTTTCCGAACTCTCTTGATAGCGTCTTAATCAGATTCAGCCCATGTCTCATTGCCGCAGTCCTTTTCTGACGCGATTGCCTTAACTCTCTGTTTGACGAATCCCGCGGCACATCGCATGGCCATCACGGTGTTTAAGTTCGCGAACTGCTTCGCGATTTGGTGCGTTTCGTTCCCATTGTGATTAGTCGGTTTCGAGTCCCATTTCGTCGTCAATTCCATCTTGAGTGACCGCTTTATTCCGAACGCTCTTGCGTTCGCGTAATGAC
This genomic interval from Schlesneria paludicola DSM 18645 contains the following:
- a CDS encoding DUF1559 domain-containing protein, whose protein sequence is MPNCPRRERRQRGFTLIELLVVIAIIAVLIALLLPAVQQAREAARRTQCKNNLKQLGLALHNYYDTNGFFPPAVIRGPNCAGSAGPTRCSGLSFMARLAPYFDQANLYNLLNFSVEPAWKDTNPGGYAVASATRLGMLICPSDPVRGQVARPDLGPTSYGACVSNTNNYCSDPNWYQGLNGGGLQAYMCTPGGGTGVVYGNSRVTFASITDGTSNTMVLSEFTSGDPYVQQDNNFSACLAGGTPAQTGYGTLYDPVGYSWIYAQGMQSWAYSTLLKPNDQIVKIQNNNFCVGSPWVGPALFGARSHHVGGVHVVLCDGGVRFISDNINLTTWQNLGNVADGNTLGEL
- a CDS encoding NUDIX domain-containing protein, whose protein sequence is MHHRTESGDHLILKVAAFVLTPTPEPMVLALRHPIAGLQFPAGTIESGEGVLDAARREVREETCVTALDQGRRLGTEVCPRDADEGFVLETSESISTNRDEERSLFYRGRRVRILSHGDALSQVCEEEWNLNLDPPIVSRRIQGVIPTRFIGRSVARVFVCFLFLGDFRSEPWKCTADGHTWQVEWIPLRTTERFALNQADWFERFRILMYSACGVESSQRM